The DNA segment ATGTCCTGATGGCTGTTAATGTGTCTGCTGGGAGCATTGCTCCTGCTTCTGTACTTCCAGCAAAGCTGCAGATACTGCAGGTATGTCAGTGACCCACTGCCCAGAGCAAAACATGATCCCTGGAGAGGCTAGAGGAGCTCAGTCCCCATCATGGCATCAGGCCTCTTATTCTGTTCATCAGCAAGTTGCCAGGCTCTCTGTATAGACCCTGCCTCAACTCTTgcatgaataataataataatttagtCATCCCTGTCCGAGGCAGATCAGCTTTCTGTTACTCATGACAGCAGTCATCAGCAGTTAGGTAAAGTATGTTTGATGCTAACTCTTCTTGCTCCAATTGCAATGCAGGGCTCGGAGCATTGGGTATTTATAGAGAGAGAAACTCCTAGGCTGGAAGCAGTAGCTCTAAAGAAAGCTCTGGGAGTCAAGAAAGAAGAAGCACATGCAGATACCTCAGAGGTGAAAATGAGTGCGAGTGTATTGAAAGTGGAGATGGCAGTAGGGAAAGCCAAGGAAGTGGCAGGCCAGGAAGAGCCAGCAGATGCATCCCTGGATACCCGGACAAGAGCAAAAATGATCGCTAGTCCAGAGGATTTTGAGTCTGTCTGGGAGGATGAGATCTATGAGAAGGAGGCCAGGGGGGAGCCCAGCCAGGAGGCAGAGCACCTGTCAGCTGAGAGTGCAGAGGAGCCCCAGGAGGAGGGTGAGGAAGCAACCACCAGAGAGCCAGGTCTGCCCAAGCCATGCCAGCAGCCTGAAGAGAGGCAGAGGACCAAAATTTTGGGGCCAGAGCCTCCCCAGGGAGAAAGCGAGGTGGTCTCCAGGGAGTGTGCTTCTGCAGCCTCCAGGAAGCAGGAGGCCAGAGTGCTGGCCACAGCCACAGAGCTCATGAAAATTAAAGTGAAGGCTAGTGATGAGAGCTCAGAGACTTCTGCAACCCAGAGGATCATCTACTTAGGAGAcccagagggagaggagaaggacagtaaaacacacctgctctcagAGACTGGCTTGGAGGAGAGACCAGAAGCCACTGAGAACACGTCCAGGGAGGGATCTGGGCACACGGCACCTGTGGCAGAAGGTTTCCAGCCCTCTTCCTCAGcaagccagcagcacagggcatTGTCTGGAAAATCTCCTGAAGCACTGGAGCAGCCGGGGACAGGCTGTGATGGGACCAGCCTGGTGGAATGTCCTACcttggggcaggaggaagggctgCCTCTACAGCAAGAGAAAGCATCTGCTGGGCTGACAGGCTGCGAAGCACCTGAGGGAGGTGAAGCCCTGCCATGTTCCCAAGAGGtgggacaagaggaaacagatCTGCAAAGCCCAGTGGGAGGCTTGAAGCCGTGTGGCCTGGCAGGGGATGGCCGCAGGGCTGAGGAGCACAAAGGGAGCCCAGTACAGAGCCTGGACATCTGCATGGCAGTGGAGGGGCTCTCAGGAAGGATTGGAGCAGATGGTGACAAGGAGGGAAGTGCCAGAGTGGTTCTTCAGATGGAAGAGATAGAGACCAAGTCACCTCCATCAGTTGTGCCTCGTCAGGGCCACCCTCCCACCACCATGGGGTTGGAGGGGGATAAACCCAGCACTCCTGCCCCTAAACCCTTTCACCAGCAatccagccctgtccctgcagagCCAGTCTCTGGCACTGAGCCTGAGGGCAGAGACCTGTCTCAGGGCACCAGCCCTGTAAGAGGTGTGGGCATACCCAAGATCGTGAATCCCTCAGCAGAGGTGGAAAGCAAGGAGGCAAGCCCTGTAGTAGGCAAAGGAGCACCCAAGGACATGAGCCCTGTAGCAGAGGTAGCAATACCCAGTGGTGCCAGTCCTGAATCTGAAGAACAACCCCAAGACATGGGCTTTGCTACATGTAAACCACACCAAGGTGCAAGTCCTGTTGCGGGAGGACCACCCGAAAACACAGGCACTGCAGCAGAGTCGATCCAGGTCAGAGACCCGGCCACAGGGGGGGTGGCCCAGGACATGGGCCCTGTCGCAGCAAAGGCAACCCAGAGCAAAATCCCTGCCACAGAAGAGCCGCTTCAGGAGAAGCCCATGATAAAAGAGCTCTCCCAGGACATAGGGCCCACATCAGGGAAACTGACCAGAGATGAAGGCTGTGGGATGGAAGAATTGTCCGATGACAAAAGCCCTTACATGGAAGAGCTGCCTCCCAAGGCAGAAGAACCAAAACAACAGATTGAGGCCATAATAAGAGACCTGCCCCAAGAGGGTCCCATAGCTGAAGGGCTGCTTCACACTACAGATTCCAAAGTGCAAGAGCCACCTTGGGACTTGGAGTTTAATGTGGGACAAGatctgcagggcaggagcactGCAGTAGAAGAAACCACCAGGGACAGTGACCTTGCTCCAGGGCAGCCACCGCAGGATAAGTGTCGTCCCAAAGAAGCTGCTGATGTTCTGCACTCCCACTCCACTGTAGCAGGATTGTGTCAAGGAAGCAAAACATACCGTCTCTCTACCTTGATCTATGAAGgcagagaagagcagcaagCGAGCAGTGGGACACATCAAATAGAGTCTCAGTTGTTGATGTTTGTGGCTGGGAGGACAGGAGCTGTGTCCCAGGAGCATGAAGATGTCACTGTGGCCCCAGGTAGCTGGCAGAACAGTGAGAGCTACAGGAAAACCTCAGTGGCCTCTAAGATTAAGATGTTCGAGCAAAGTGAAGCAGAGCGAAGGGCAGCCCAGGAGGGACAAGAGCGTGTGCCTGAAGCTGAGacatcagcaaaagcaaaggggaaGATGGATCTGGCACAGGACATGCTTTTGAACACAGGCCTTGCCTCACCGCCAGCGATGCTAGTCACTCCGGTGGGACCTGCATCCAGTGCAGGCTCCTTGGCCCTTGGGCAAGGAGCTGGTTCAGGAGACACCTCCCAGCCTCTCTCTCTGAAGAAAGATGTTTCTATTGTCCTGGAGCACGAAGGAGAAGACAATGCTGACGTGGCTGGTGCTGACCTGGCCTCCCCCGACTCTGGCTGCGAACTCACACTGGCAGAAGCCGTGGTAACTCTTCCAATGAACTGTCCGGATGGAAAGTTCATGCGCATGTTGTGTGGCTCTTTATTACCATGTTCAGTGGCTCCTCACACATCCATTGACTGACAGCAGTCGCTTTGCATCCCCTGTCcttttatgtatgtgtgtgtggtCAGGCTTATTTGCTGAATGCAGACCTGCTGGCCAGTTGGTTCATCAGCTTCTGTTTTGTGACCCCCCCCGACATTTTGGCTCCCTGGAGAATGCCGCTCGCTAAACCCGAGAGTGGGCACCCCAGCTTCATGACCAGGAGCAAGAAAGGGAGACGGGGGGTGGCTGAAGGAGCTGCGACTCTGTcacagacatgcacacacacacgtagCAGCAGCGTGCCCACGCTTCCAGCTTCTCCCTTGCATTTCTTAAGTTGATATCCCTTCTTGCTTAGCTCGCCGGCCTTACCCACCCTCCCCTGTCTTCAGCAAGCTGGTGGCTGGATGATGAAATAGCTTTCTTCGCTCTTTTAAGTGCTAGATCAGCTCCTGTAGAGTTCTTTTCCTTACAACTAACCATTTTCTCTAATCCAGAGCAAATCTCAGGAACcaactggggaagaaaaggatttaTCTGACCTGTCAGTAAAATCCAGCCTGAAAGAAGAGAATGTAAAGACTGCTGTTCCAGTGGTCTTCCAGGTCTCAGTGCTGTTTTACTAACTGCTTCTTACCGTAGTATGAAAGCTCACCTTAACCAGCTGAGGGCTGTGtgcttccagctcctctccccattGCAGAGCtgttatgtatatatttatacatatacacacacacgaAAACATGTATGCAGGTGTGTTCCTCTTGAGTTTGTTTGACACCCCATTTGTCATACCTCTCAACCTCCCAGCAGTGCCAAGGGAAGGTTGTGCCGGCACAGCCTGGCCCATTGCGGGGATGGCTCTGGCTGCAAATGCTTGGACCAGAGTCCAGGAGGTGGGTTTTCTCTGGCATCAGTGGGCTTAGAGCTCTTCCTAAGGGAGAACTGCCTAGAGCAAGATGCAAAGTCCAGCAATGGGTCTAGATTTCCCAAAGTCCAGCATGGGTCTAGATTTCCCATGGGATCATGGCAAAGCGTGGTGAGGGGAAATGTACCCTCTGATGGTGGAGTTGAGAGGTATGTCCATGTCTGGAGAAGTGCTAACGGAGGGAGGGCATCCCCTGGCTCTGATCGTGCTGTCAATTACACTGACCAAACACTTAACCAGGTCATCCTTAAGACTCACCCCTGGCTGCGTGAGGTCTGTGGAGGGGGACTGTTGTGTTGGTGGGGCAGATTTATCCCCCCAGTGCAGGCAGCCACCCCGGCATGCATGGCTGGTGGGCAGCACCAGTGGGGCTGGTCCTCCTCACTCTGGGGTGATGCTCTGCAGGGCCCACAGAGATGCTCAGTGGAATTGGCACactcctttgcttctccttcaccATGCGTGGCTTCTGGGGCCCTTTTCTTTCaaactcttctctctttctttccctttgtttggtttttttttgagtgcCCAACCTTACTGACATACGATAGCAATGGTGTCTGAGCTGTTTCTGAATGTCTCTTAACAGACCTGTTGTTTTGCATACATCTGCTTCCACTGGGTGCACTGATGTGCCTCCAAGCTGGCCAAGCTATTCTGTGTGACTGACCCTTTTTTGAGATGACTAATTACCGATAGACTTTTGGCAAAATCAGATTGAATAacccttctccccccaccccacccctgcAAAGTTGCTGCTGTCAGAAAGGTTTCAGTCTCCATGCTTGAGTTGTGTTTGACTCGACTCTGTGATGTTTGCTGCagccttctttctcctcctcctcctcccctctccctcatCGGCACTGCCAGTGCTGCCATGCCACATGGTGCTCACTGTCTCCGTCTCTCTCCGCCATTGTGTCTCATTCAGAGAGCGGGCTTGAGGGAGGGCATTGAGGAGAAAGCTAAGCCGCCTCGGCACAGGGCTCCCGAGAGTGACACTGGTGATGAGGAGCAGGACCAGGAGAAGGACTCGGTCTTTCTGAAGGACAACCACCTGGCCATCGAGCGCAAGTGCTCCAGCATCACGGTCAGTTCAACCTCCAGCCTGGAAGCAGAGGTGGACTTCACAGTGATCGGTGACTTCCATGGCACAGCCTTTGAAGACATCTCCCGGAGCCTGCCTGAGCTGGACAAGGACAAGAGTGAAACGGAAGACGAAGGCCTAGTTTCCTTCCAGCACACTGTCAAAGTAGTTCCTGGACCGGAAGAGGATGTCAAAGGCGGAGAGAAggtctcccagcccagcccagatGTCTCCCAGCTAGAGGTACACAGGGACACCATTCCACTGAGACTGTCTCAGTGCCATCGTGCCTCCATGTTTCTTATCCTGGTGCCTGGTATTGCTGTGCTGGTGTGCACTCCCACACTGGTTTGGAAGAGCATGCTAGCTTTCAAACATCCCCAGGCTCCTCTCCAGTAGCTGTTTTCCCCCGATGCACGCTGTCGTCTGTGTTGCATGGCTCTGTTGTGTGTTTTGTGCATCTGCTAACCAGGAGAAGTCATTGTCATCTCTTAATCCCCCACGTTTGCCTGCCTACCCTGTCCCTCACACCACTACAGCATGTCAGCAGCTGGGAATGGCACATGTCACTAACCAACGGCTCTGTCCTTGTGTTTTGCATGAAGTCAGGGACCAGTTTGTGTAGTGAAGAGAAATGTGCTGCCAACTAACCTCTCTGGTcatgctggggctgggagggatttATTGAGTAGCTTGTGGGAGTGCTCCAAAGCTTGTGGAGGGTCACTCCTGTGCTGGGAGCAATTGTAACGGGctaagaaaaatgaatgcagcATGCATGTAGAATTTGAGTGTACACCACAGGGAGAGGACAACAGAGCCAGCCCCAGCTTGGACAAAACATAGCCTTGCCTCTGTGCTGGGCCAGGGCCATCTCCTGCCCGGTCAGCGCTGGGGcagccctccagccctggcaggtAAGTCCCCAATGCTGCatggagctgccagggtgagTCCAGACCTGGAGCCAGGAAAAAGCTGCAGAATTAAAGGGAGCTTTCTCTGAGCCAGCCTGGAAACCCTTGTGCAGAGCATCTGATGCCTTGGGCTCCTGGGTCACCGTGGGGCCATGGGCATGGGTCATCAGCTCCACACTGCCCCGTGGCTGGCAGTGGGCAGGGGAGGCTTTTGGCTCGGGAATGCTGAGCGCTGGCTAAGCATCCCCTGTGCAGGAGCCCTTGGCAGCTCCAGTTTCCTGTAGTGGGGGAGTGCTGGGAACCTGTCTCCATTCCCCCAAGTTTCTGACACCTTGGGTGTAAACACAGCCTCTGGGAGCTGGTGCAGATCATAAACCTGCTGCGGGACACAAGTGAAATGAGTTTGGTGGGTCTCACCCACCTTCTGAAGACCAGTTTAACCTAACCCATGGTGTCTATAAATCTAtcaaaaaaatctctgaaaaccTCAGGGACAGAGCATCAGGTCTGATTTGGGGTATGTCTGTCACACAGGGCACTTTGCATGGTGGCTGTCTGCCCAGGGCAGCAGCCTGGTCTCTGCTCTTTGGCCAGGTAGGACTCAGCATGATGCTTGCAGGATGTCATACGTGTGTGGCACTTGCAGAGGAGTGGGGCAGGGATGCTCTGCTTGTGGGGGCTGGTGCACAAGGAGCACTCAGGGCTGTTGGCATTGTGCCCCAGTGCCTGACTTGCTATGTTTCTTCTGCAGTCATCAGCCCCAAAAATGGATGCTGTGACCATCGGCCTGGGGCCGGGCATGAAGAAGCCTGAAGCAGATGGCTCTGCTCTCCACCACATCGGCACCACAGACACAGCCCAGGTGATGTGGTGGCTCTGTCCTCTTGTGGCCCTGCTCCCTGATGGCTCTGCCAAGTCTCAGTCCAGCAAAACCTGTCCCcgggcagcagcactgggatggCAGGTGTCCGAGTGGGGTGGTCGGGGGCCTCTGCTCACCCTTGTCTTGCTGGACTCCCCAAAACATCAAACTAAAACCCACCCAGAGATATTCTGTGTGCATCCCTGGCCCCATCTGCCATGCCAGTGGGCAGCACTGGCACATGGGCACATCTCCAGAGGGTGATGGCCACAGTACACGCTGCACCACAGGTGTCCGTGGCCTCGTGGCCCTCCCCAGCTTCCTCTGGCAGAAAGGATGTTCCTGTGAGTGTCACCCCC comes from the Haliaeetus albicilla chromosome 2, bHalAlb1.1, whole genome shotgun sequence genome and includes:
- the EPB41L1 gene encoding band 4.1-like protein 1 isoform X5; translated protein: MTTETGPGSEVKNAQEEAPQQQLEVAAQGPTAAATSPASRDAEVNEKPGAQSDARNTEPGTEMEEKDYSETDGLSDKTTPSKTQKSPQKTTKKVKSALCRVTLLDASEYECEVEKHARGQVLFDMVCEHLNLLEKDYFGLTFCDSDSQKNWLDPSKEIKKQIRSGPWNFAFTVKFYPPDPAQLMEDITRYYLCLQLRADIITGRLPCSFVTHALLGSYAVQAELGDYDAEEHMGNYVSELRFAPNQTRELEERIMELHKTYRGMTPGEAEIHFLENAKKLSMYGVDLHHAKDSEGIDIMLGVCANGLLIYRDRLRINRFAWPKILKISYKRSNFYIKIRPGEYEQFESTIGFKLPNHRSAKRLWKVCIEHHTFFRLVSPEPPPKGFLVMGSKFRYSGRTQAQTRQASALIDRPAPFFERSSSKRYTMSRSLDGEFSRPASVSENHDAGAEGEKRDEDGEFGSRRRSETEDEEVTTPTKIKELKPEHETTPRHKQEFLDKPEDVLLKHQASINELKRTLKEPNSKLVHRDRDRRLPSSPASSSPKHEDETPKGTPEKASEGSEHWVFIERETPRLEAVALKKALGVKKEEAHADTSEVKMSASVLKVEMAVGKAKEVAGQEEPADASLDTRTRAKMIASPEDFESVWEDEIYEKEARGEPSQEAEHLSAESAEEPQEEGEEATTREPGLPKPCQQPEERQRTKILGPEPPQGESEVVSRECASAASRKQEARVLATATELMKIKVKASDESSETSATQRIIYLGDPEGEEKDSKTHLLSETGLEERPEATENTSREGSGHTAPVAEGFQPSSSASQQHRALSGKSPEALEQPGTGCDGTSLVECPTLGQEEGLPLQQEKASAGLTGCEAPEGGEALPCSQEVGQEETDLQSPVGGLKPCGLAGDGRRAEEHKGSPVQSLDICMAVEGLSGRIGADGDKEGSARVVLQMEEIETKSPPSVVPRQGHPPTTMGLEGDKPSTPAPKPFHQQSSPVPAEPVSGTEPEGRDLSQGTSPVRGVGIPKIVNPSAEVESKEASPVVGKGAPKDMSPVAEVAIPSGASPESEEQPQDMGFATCKPHQGASPVAGGPPENTGTAAESIQVRDPATGGVAQDMGPVAAKATQSKIPATEEPLQEKPMIKELSQDIGPTSGKLTRDEGCGMEELSDDKSPYMEELPPKAEEPKQQIEAIIRDLPQEGPIAEGLLHTTDSKVQEPPWDLEFNVGQDLQGRSTAVEETTRDSDLAPGQPPQDKCRPKEAADVLHSHSTVAGLCQGSKTYRLSTLIYEGREEQQASSGTHQIESQLLMFVAGRTGAVSQEHEDVTVAPGSWQNSESYRKTSVASKIKMFEQSEAERRAAQEGQERVPEAETSAKAKGKMDLAQDMLLNTGLASPPAMLVTPVGPASSAGSLALGQGAGSGDTSQPLSLKKDVSIVLEHEGEDNADVAGADLASPDSGCELTLAEAVSKSQEPTGEEKDLSDLSVKSSLKEENVKTAVPVVFQRAGLREGIEEKAKPPRHRAPESDTGDEEQDQEKDSVFLKDNHLAIERKCSSITVSSTSSLEAEVDFTVIGDFHGTAFEDISRSLPELDKDKSETEDEGLVSFQHTVKVVPGPEEDVKGGEKVSQPSPDVSQLESSAPKMDAVTIGLGPGMKKPEADGSALHHIGTTDTAQVEGGTPGSRDATATVHAGTAEMALATSDHSTKAGKGAVPTTDLRSLSPITSGSAGKEVLTSIFSATAETLSTSTTTHVTKTVKGGFSETRIEKRIIITGDEDVDQDQALALAIKEAKLQHPDMLVTKAVVYRETEPSPEERDKKPQES
- the EPB41L1 gene encoding band 4.1-like protein 1 isoform X6 produces the protein MTTETGPGSEVKNAQEEAPQQQLEVAAQGPTAAATSPASRDAEVNEKPGAQSDARNTEPGTEMEEKDYSETDGLSDKTTPSKTQKSPQKTTKKVKSALCRVTLLDASEYECEVEKHARGQVLFDMVCEHLNLLEKDYFGLTFCDSDSQKNWLDPSKEIKKQIRSGPWNFAFTVKFYPPDPAQLMEDITRYYLCLQLRADIITGRLPCSFVTHALLGSYAVQAELGDYDAEEHMGNYVSELRFAPNQTRELEERIMELHKTYRGMTPGEAEIHFLENAKKLSMYGVDLHHAKDSEGIDIMLGVCANGLLIYRDRLRINRFAWPKILKISYKRSNFYIKIRPGEYEQFESTIGFKLPNHRSAKRLWKVCIEHHTFFRLVSPEPPPKGFLVMGSKFRYSGRTQAQTRQASALIDRPAPFFERSSSKRYTMSRSLDGEFSRPASVSENHDAGAEGEKRDEDGEFGSRRRSETEDEEVTTPTKIKELKPEHETTPRHKQEFLDKPEDVLLKHQASINELKRTLKEPNSKLVHRDRDRRLPSSPASSSPKHEDETPKGTPEKASETMEEDTPDDFTSEHGASLSMESFTQKSLVSSPEGSEHWVFIERETPRLEAVALKKALGVKKEEAHADTSEVKMSASVLKVEMAVGKAKEVAGQEEPADASLDTRTRAKMIASPEDFESVWEDEIYEKEARGEPSQEAEHLSAESAEEPQEEGEEATTREPGLPKPCQQPEERQRTKILGPEPPQGESEVVSRECASAASRKQEARVLATATELMKIKVKASDESSETSATQRIIYLGDPEGEEKDSKTHLLSETGLEERPEATENTSREGSGHTAPVAEGFQPSSSASQQHRALSGKSPEALEQPGTGCDGTSLVECPTLGQEEGLPLQQEKASAGLTGCEAPEGGEALPCSQEVGQEETDLQSPVGGLKPCGLAGDGRRAEEHKGSPVQSLDICMAVEGLSGRIGADGDKEGSARVVLQMEEIETKSPPSVVPRQGHPPTTMGLEGDKPSTPAPKPFHQQSSPVPAEPVSGTEPEGRDLSQGTSPVRGVGIPKIVNPSAEVESKEASPVVGKGAPKDMSPVAEVAIPSGASPESEEQPQDMGFATCKPHQGASPVAGGPPENTGTAAESIQVRDPATGGVAQDMGPVAAKATQSKIPATEEPLQEKPMIKELSQDIGPTSGKLTRDEGCGMEELSDDKSPYMEELPPKAEEPKQQIEAIIRDLPQEGPIAEGLLHTTDSKVQEPPWDLEFNVGQDLQGRSTAVEETTRDSDLAPGQPPQDKCRPKEAADVLHSHSTVAGLCQGSKTYRLSTLIYEGREEQQASSGTHQIESQLLMFVAGRTGAVSQEHEDVTVAPGSWQNSESYRKTSVASKIKMFEQSEAERRAAQEGQERVPEAETSAKAKGKMDLAQDMLLNTGLASPPAMLVTPVGPASSAGSLALGQGAGSGDTSQPLSLKKDVSIVLEHEGEDNADVAGADLASPDSGCELTLAEAVRAGLREGIEEKAKPPRHRAPESDTGDEEQDQEKDSVFLKDNHLAIERKCSSITVSSTSSLEAEVDFTVIGDFHGTAFEDISRSLPELDKDKSETEDEGLVSFQHTVKVVPGPEEDVKGGEKVSQPSPDVSQLESSAPKMDAVTIGLGPGMKKPEADGSALHHIGTTDTAQVEGGTPGSRDATATVHAGTAEMALATSDHSTKAGKGAVPTTDLRSLSPITSGSAGKEVLTSIFSATAETLSTSTTTHVTKTVKGGFSETRIEKRIIITGDEDVDQDQALALAIKEAKLQHPDMLVTKAVVYRETEPSPEERDKKPQES
- the EPB41L1 gene encoding band 4.1-like protein 1 isoform X3 translates to MTTETGPGSEVKNAQEEAPQQQLEVAAQGPTAAATSPASRDAEVNEKPGAQSDARNTEPGTEMEEKDYSETDGLSDKTTPSKTQKSPQKTTKKVKSALCRVTLLDASEYECEVEKHARGQVLFDMVCEHLNLLEKDYFGLTFCDSDSQKNWLDPSKEIKKQIRSGPWNFAFTVKFYPPDPAQLMEDITRYYLCLQLRADIITGRLPCSFVTHALLGSYAVQAELGDYDAEEHMGNYVSELRFAPNQTRELEERIMELHKTYRGMTPGEAEIHFLENAKKLSMYGVDLHHAKDSEGIDIMLGVCANGLLIYRDRLRINRFAWPKILKISYKRSNFYIKIRPGEYEQFESTIGFKLPNHRSAKRLWKVCIEHHTFFRLVSPEPPPKGFLVMGSKFRYSGRTQAQTRQASALIDRPAPFFERSSSKRYTMSRSLDGEFSRPASVSENHDAGAEGEKRDEDGEFGSRRRSETEDEEVTTPTKIKELKFLDKPEDVLLKHQASINELKRTLKEPNSKLVHRDRDRRLPSSPASSSPKHEDETPKGTPEKASETMEEDTPDDFTSEHGASLSMESFTQKSLVSSPEGSEHWVFIERETPRLEAVALKKALGVKKEEAHADTSEVKMSASVLKVEMAVGKAKEVAGQEEPADASLDTRTRAKMIASPEDFESVWEDEIYEKEARGEPSQEAEHLSAESAEEPQEEGEEATTREPGLPKPCQQPEERQRTKILGPEPPQGESEVVSRECASAASRKQEARVLATATELMKIKVKASDESSETSATQRIIYLGDPEGEEKDSKTHLLSETGLEERPEATENTSREGSGHTAPVAEGFQPSSSASQQHRALSGKSPEALEQPGTGCDGTSLVECPTLGQEEGLPLQQEKASAGLTGCEAPEGGEALPCSQEVGQEETDLQSPVGGLKPCGLAGDGRRAEEHKGSPVQSLDICMAVEGLSGRIGADGDKEGSARVVLQMEEIETKSPPSVVPRQGHPPTTMGLEGDKPSTPAPKPFHQQSSPVPAEPVSGTEPEGRDLSQGTSPVRGVGIPKIVNPSAEVESKEASPVVGKGAPKDMSPVAEVAIPSGASPESEEQPQDMGFATCKPHQGASPVAGGPPENTGTAAESIQVRDPATGGVAQDMGPVAAKATQSKIPATEEPLQEKPMIKELSQDIGPTSGKLTRDEGCGMEELSDDKSPYMEELPPKAEEPKQQIEAIIRDLPQEGPIAEGLLHTTDSKVQEPPWDLEFNVGQDLQGRSTAVEETTRDSDLAPGQPPQDKCRPKEAADVLHSHSTVAGLCQGSKTYRLSTLIYEGREEQQASSGTHQIESQLLMFVAGRTGAVSQEHEDVTVAPGSWQNSESYRKTSVASKIKMFEQSEAERRAAQEGQERVPEAETSAKAKGKMDLAQDMLLNTGLASPPAMLVTPVGPASSAGSLALGQGAGSGDTSQPLSLKKDVSIVLEHEGEDNADVAGADLASPDSGCELTLAEAVSKSQEPTGEEKDLSDLSVKSSLKEENVKTAVPVVFQRAGLREGIEEKAKPPRHRAPESDTGDEEQDQEKDSVFLKDNHLAIERKCSSITVSSTSSLEAEVDFTVIGDFHGTAFEDISRSLPELDKDKSETEDEGLVSFQHTVKVVPGPEEDVKGGEKVSQPSPDVSQLESSAPKMDAVTIGLGPGMKKPEADGSALHHIGTTDTAQVEGGTPGSRDATATVHAGTAEMALATSDHSTKAGKGAVPTTDLRSLSPITSGSAGKEVLTSIFSATAETLSTSTTTHVTKTVKGGFSETRIEKRIIITGDEDVDQDQALALAIKEAKLQHPDMLVTKAVVYRETEPSPEERDKKPQES